From the Lactobacillus johnsonii genome, the window AGCAAGAATCAGACAAATTATCATGCTCCCAAGCAGGTAAGGAACAAGATAGATCGGCTTTTGACGCATTAAAGGATAGATAAAAAATAGAAATTTCATTGTGTGGTCAATAATCCACCGGAAAGTCCCAACAATTAGGCCAGTAATTAATCCAATGATAATTCCTTGCAAAAAGATAAAGAAAAAATTTGATGTAAATGGTTTGGCTAAAACTTGTTTGGCCGTTTTAATCATTTTCTGCCAGCTTTCTAAAGGTTGTGATAAGCCTAGTTTACATCAAATTAATAAGCCCAAAATAAAAATAACGATAGCGTTTTACTATCGTTATTTCTGAGTATTAATATTTTGTGGTCTATCTTAGTTTTATTATTTATCTCCATCGAAGATAGAAGATTTAACAATAACATAATCTACTACTCTAATTGCACTTAGATCTTTTCCACCAGCATAAGAAATTGAAGACTGGAGATCTTCTTGCATCTCACGTAAGGTATCTTTAATTGAGCCACGGTATGGAACTAACATTTGCTTTCCTTCAACATTGCGGTAGGCGCCTTTTTGAACTTCAGAAGCTGAACCCCAGTATTGTTTATAACGCTTACCATCAATAGTAATTAAGTTACCAGGAGATTCTTCATGACCAGCAAAAAGTGAGCCAATCATAACCATAGAAGAACCGAAGCGAACAGACTTAGCAATATCACCATTATGGCGAATTCCGCCATCGGCAATTAAAGGCTTTCTAGCTGCTTTAGAACACATTCTAAGCGCTGCTAATTGCCAGCCACCAGTACCAAAACCGGTCTTAAGCTTTGTGATGCAGGCTCTACCAGGTCCCACACCAACCTTAGTTGCGTCAGCTCCAGCATTTTCTAATTCACGAACTGCTTCAGGAGTAGCAATATTACCAGCCGTTAAGAAGGTATCAGGTAATTTTTCCTTAATATACTTGATCATTTTAATGACATAGTCGGAATGACCATGTGCCACATCAATTGTTGTATATTCCGGAATAATATTTTCCTTAGCAAGATAGTCGATGAAGTCGTATTCGCTATCCTTAATTCCAACTGAAATTGAAGCAAATAATCCCTTATCGTGCATCATCTTAATGAAGTCAGCGCGTTTTTCTGGGTAAAAACGGTGCATAACATAATAGTAGCCATGTTCTGCAAGCCAGATGGCTAAATCTTCGTCGATAACACTTTCCATGTTTGCAGGAACAACTGGGATTTTAAATGTTCGACTTCCAAATTTAACTCCTGTATCAGCCTCGCTGCGGCTCTTAATAATACATTTATTAGGTACAAGTTGGATGTCATCATAATCGAAAGCTTCCATACTAAAATAATTGCTCATTTAATTTACCTCGTGCTCTTTAAAAACTACATGAGTTAATATACGGGTGAAGTTAGTCAAAGTCAAGAATAAAAATGAATATTTATTTTATTGATTATTAAAAATGTTCGGAAATCAATTGACTATTAAGATATAGATTGTTAAACTAGTCTTCGGTTTTAAGAAAATGATTTTTATGAGGTGAAATCAAATGACAGCAATAGCAGTTGTAGGTAGTCAATGGGGCGACGAAGGAAAGGGTAAAATTACCGATTTCTTAAGTAAAGAAGCAGCAATGGCTGTTCGTTCAAATGGTGGTAATAATGCCGGCCATACAATTGAAATCGGTGATAAGACTTTCAAAATGCGCCTAATTCCATCTGGAATTTTTGCTGCTAAGAAGGGTGCTGTAATTGGTAATGGTGTAGTTATCAATCCAGAAGTAATGTTCGGAGAATTAGATAACCTTGAAAAAGAAGGTATCGACATTAGCGGCTTGAAGATTTCTAACCGCGCACACATTATTATGCCTTACCACATTTTGCAAGATACTTATCAAGAAGAAGCAAAGGGTGACAAGAAGATCGGAACTACCAAGAATGGTATCGGTCCTTGTTACATGGATAAGGCTTCAAGAACTGGTATCCGTGTTTGCGATTTACTTGAAAGAGATACTTTTGAAGAGAAGTTACGTACTAATTTAGCTGAAAAGAATGCTTTATTCACTAAGGTTTACGGTAAGCCTGAACTTAAATTTGAAGACATCTTTGAAAAGTACCTTGAATACGGTCAAAAGATGAAGAAATACGTTACTGATACCTCAGTAGTTGTAAACGATGCTTTAGATAACGACGAAAAAGTTCTTTTTGAAGGTGCACAAGGAGTAATGCTTGATATTGATGAAGGTACTTATCCATACGTAACTTCTTCAAACACTATTTCAGGTGGGATTGCTTCTGGTATCGGAATGGGTGCTAACCGCTTAGATACTGTTATTGGTGTCTGCAAGGCTTACACTACTCGTGTTGGTGAAGGACCATTCCCAACTGAATTATTAGATGAAGTTGGTGATCGCATTCGTGAAACTGCTCATGAATACGGTACTGTTACTGGTCGTCCACGTCGTGTCGGTTGGTTTGATTCAGTTGCTCTTCGTCACGCTAAGCGTGTTGCTGGTATCAACGCTTTAAGTTTGAACTTATTAGATGTCTTTTCTGGTTTTGACAAGATTAAGATTGCCACTGCTTACGAACTTGATGGTGAAAAGATCGACTACTACCCAGCAAGTTTGAAGGAATTATACAGATGTAAGCCAGTTTATGAAGAACTTCCTGCATGGGAAGAAGATATTACCAATGTAAAGACTTGGGAAGATTTACCAGAAAATGCTAAGAAGTTCTTGAACCGCGTTTCTGAATTAGTAGGTGTTCCTCTAGTTACTGTTTCAGTTGGTCCTGACCGTGAACAAACTATTGTTTTGAAGAATCCTTGGGAAAAATAATTTATGTTAGAACGTTATACTCGTCCAGAAATGGGCAAAATTTGGTCCTTAGAAAATAAATACGCTGCTTGGTTAAAGGTAGAAATCGCTGCAACTAACACATGGGCAGAACTTGGTGAAGTGCCAGAAGCAGATGCTAAGAAGATTGCAGACAATGCTTCTTTTACTGTTGAGCGTGTTTCAGAACTTGAAGCCATTACCCACCATGATGTGGTTGCTTTTACGAGAACAGTTTCTGAAAGTTTAGGTGAAGAGAAGAAGTGGGTTCACTTCGGCTTAACTTCAACTGATGTTGTGGATACTGCACAAGGTTATATCTTAAAGCAAGCTAATGAGATCATTTTGAAAGACTTAGAGGCTTTAAAAGAAACTATTGCCGAAAAAGCTAAGAAGTACAAATACACTGTTGAAATGGGCCGTACTCACGGTGTTCAAGCAGAACCAACTACTTTTGGTTTGAAGCTTGCTCGCTGGTATGCTGAGATTAACCGTGATATTGAACGCTTTAAAGCAGCAGCTAAAGATGTAGAATCTGGTAAGATTTCTGGTGCCGTTGGTACTTTTGCAAATGTGCCACCAGCAGTTGAAACTAGCGTTTTAAAGCAGTTAGGTTTAACTCAGCAACCTGTAACTAGTCAAGTTTTACCAAGAGATTTACATGCGTACTACATTGCTACAATTGCCTTAATTGCAACCAGTATTGAAAATTGGGCTACTGAAATTCGTGGTTTGCAAAGAAGTGAAATTCATGAAGTTGAAGAACACTTTAGAGCTGGCCAAAAGGGCTCTTCTGCAATGCCTCATAAGCATAATCCAATTGGTTCTGAAAACTTATGCGGGATGGCGAGAGTAATGCGTGGCTACATGGTACCAGCTTATGAAGATGTAGCTTTATGGCATGAAAGAGATATTTCTCATTCAAGTGCTGAACGTGTAATTTTACCTGATGCAACCATTGGAATTGACTACATGTTGAACCGTTTCAACCGCATCTTAACCAACTTAGATGTTTTCCCAGAAACAATGCTCAAGAATATGGATCGTACTTATGGCTTGATCTATTCACAACGTGTGCTTTTGAAGTTAATTGATGAAGCAGGTTTATCACGTGAAAAGGCTTATGATATGGTGCAAAAGCTAGCTAATAAGTCTTGGCAAGAACAAACTTCATTTAGAAAGTTAATTGAAGACAGTGAAGTTATGAATTACTTGTCTGAAGAAGATCTAGACGATGCTTTTGATTATCATTATCACTTGAAGCATGTTGATGAAATTTTTGAAAAGTGCGGCTTAGATTAAGATAGAAATAAAGACGTTTTGTTAGATATAATTGTGTCTGACAAGGCGTTTTTTGTTTGGGATAAGGGGAAGTATGAAGAAAGAAATTTTAAAGAAACTGGAATATTTAAATAAGCTCTATAGAAATGGGTATTGGGGAAGTGAACTACCAGAAGATACGCGTCCTAAAAAGTTAGATCCTAATTCTGAAGAAAATGCTATCTTCTATACTTTACCAACAGCTCTGGATTATCAAAGAAATTCCAATACCTTATGGAAAAGTGCTACAGCAACTTTTGAAAATAATGAAACTAAGTTTGTATTTAATCCAGGAGAAGTAGTAAAGAAAGAGTTTACTGAAGTGCAAGATGCCTTGACTAAATATAATTTGGCTTTGCAGAAAAATAAGCAAACACAAATTTGGATTAGGTTGTGTCAGACTTTAGTTAATAACTTTAATGGAAGAGTAACGGATTTTTTTGCCTATTTTGATAATGACATTCAAAAGGTACGGCACTACATGCAGGTTGAAAAGAAAAAAGATTTTCCGTACTTATCAGGTAAAAAATTGTGCAATTATTGGCTATATGTGATGTATCAATATACGAATTTACCTTTGATTAACACTGATAAAATTTATATTGCAACTAATCGACATATTATTAGAGCTACACATCGGTTAGGACTAATTACAGATGAAGAATTAGAGAGTTCAAAAGTACAAGATTATGTAATAGAGGCTTGGATTGAAGCTTTAAACGATACAGAATATGTACCCATTGATTTTCAGGCTGCTCTTTGGCTATGGGCAAGAAGTGGATTCAAGGAAGATTTGTAGTAGAAAAGGATAGCAACTATGAAACAAGAATACTCTGCAGGCGCTATTATCTGGCGTAAAAATAATGAAGAAATCCAATATTTACTAATTCAAAGTCAACCTTATAAACAATTCAAGAGTGCTTGGGCATTTTCTAAGGGACATCTTGAAGCAGGTGAGACAGAACGGGATGCTGCAAGGAGGGAAGTCTTTGAAGAAGTAGGATTAAAGCCTGAATTTGATTTTGATTTTCACGAGAGTTATTCATACAAGGTCACTAGCGAAATTGAAAAGACAGTAACTCTATTTTTAGCAGAATATAAAGCTGGTCAAAAAATAAAGCGGCAAGAAAGTGAAATTAGATCGACTGAATGGTTAAATTATAGAGATGCGCAAGATAGAATTAGAAAACAGAACTTTAAAGAATTTAAATTTGAAGATTTATCAGCAATTTTGGCTAAGGCTAATACTTATTTGCTTGAACATGAATAAAAAGTCGTTTTGATTGAACGACTTTTTATTTTTGCTAAAATTAAAACTTTCGCAAATTGCAATAATAAATTGAACACTTTTAGTTAAGCTGCTTGATAGATTAGATCTAATTCTCTTTCAAAGATTTCATCTGGTGTATGATAGGCCAGTATCTTTCTTGGCAAAGAATTGCACCAGGTTTCAATATTAATGATGTCTTGTAAAGAATAGTTAGCTATTGCTTCTCCCTTAGGAATGAATCTGCGAATAAGACCATTGTGTCTTTCAACTGTTCCCTTATCACAAGAAGTGTAAGGATGGGCATAGTAAACCAGTGTATTGGATACTTTTTCTAGGTTGGAAAGATCTGCAAACTCTGAGCCATTATCAGTGGTAATGGTTTTAAAAATATCATTCCAATGTTCGCTGTATTGCCTTTGGAGTTCTTTAAAGGCCTGCATGACACTGACAGAAGTCTTGTCAGGAATACGAAGAATTAAAAACTCACGACTCATACGCTCAGATAAGGTTAGCAGTACCTCATCATCTTTGCTCTTATGTCCGAGAACTAAATCGCATTCCCAATGACCGAATTCATTACGTTTATTGATCTCTTTAGGACGTTCTTCAATGCTTCTGCCAAGTTTTTTCTTATTTTTGCGAATACGATGAAGCTTAGTATTGCGTTTAAGCTTCTCTGGCAAGTCGTAATTATAAATTCCTAATAAGCCTTGATCAACGTAATTATAAAGAGTTTTGGTGCAGACAACATCGCTGCTAGCGAATTCGCCAACAGCAGTAGCACGATTACTGCACACATCAAGCGACCAGCCATCTTTAAAAAAATGCTTGTGGACATAGCGCATGAATTGAGCTTTCCTGAGAAAGTCTGATTTGCGCCCACAATTTTTACGATGAGCTTTATATGCATCATGCCCTTGAGTAGCCTTATATTTTTTGACTTTACCATGATACAGTTTTACAGTGCCACGCTTAACCTCATAGCTGATAGTAGAAGGAGAACAGTTAAGTTCACGGGCAATTGCACGCAAAGAATAGCCATCTTTCAAACGCAATTGAATAATAACTCGCTCTTCAAATGATAAATGCTTGCCTTTAACGTGCTGGTTCATGGTAGAATGTAAAGAGTCCATTTTGACCTCCAATAGAAAGTTTTTGTGGTTATTAACATTCTATCAAACAGGTCCGAATGGACTTTTTATTTTTTATCAAGTGTTCAATTTAATTTTACAATCAGCGAATATTTTTTTATAGTAAGAAAAGCCAGTTAAGTAAAATAGTTAGTACAATTTTATTTGCTAATTTGATTACTTATGCGGCTGATTTGTTTATACGATTAATTGGACTGTCATTTCCAATAATTACATCGTATTTTGTGCCAATAGCAGTTACTTATTATGTTTTGGTTTATTTTTTAATTAAAAGAGTAAAATTATACCAATTATTCATTAAAGAAAAAAACT encodes:
- the purB gene encoding adenylosuccinate lyase; the protein is MLERYTRPEMGKIWSLENKYAAWLKVEIAATNTWAELGEVPEADAKKIADNASFTVERVSELEAITHHDVVAFTRTVSESLGEEKKWVHFGLTSTDVVDTAQGYILKQANEIILKDLEALKETIAEKAKKYKYTVEMGRTHGVQAEPTTFGLKLARWYAEINRDIERFKAAAKDVESGKISGAVGTFANVPPAVETSVLKQLGLTQQPVTSQVLPRDLHAYYIATIALIATSIENWATEIRGLQRSEIHEVEEHFRAGQKGSSAMPHKHNPIGSENLCGMARVMRGYMVPAYEDVALWHERDISHSSAERVILPDATIGIDYMLNRFNRILTNLDVFPETMLKNMDRTYGLIYSQRVLLKLIDEAGLSREKAYDMVQKLANKSWQEQTSFRKLIEDSEVMNYLSEEDLDDAFDYHYHLKHVDEIFEKCGLD
- a CDS encoding bis(5'-nucleosyl)-tetraphosphatase encodes the protein MKQEYSAGAIIWRKNNEEIQYLLIQSQPYKQFKSAWAFSKGHLEAGETERDAARREVFEEVGLKPEFDFDFHESYSYKVTSEIEKTVTLFLAEYKAGQKIKRQESEIRSTEWLNYRDAQDRIRKQNFKEFKFEDLSAILAKANTYLLEHE
- a CDS encoding GMP reductase; the encoded protein is MSNYFSMEAFDYDDIQLVPNKCIIKSRSEADTGVKFGSRTFKIPVVPANMESVIDEDLAIWLAEHGYYYVMHRFYPEKRADFIKMMHDKGLFASISVGIKDSEYDFIDYLAKENIIPEYTTIDVAHGHSDYVIKMIKYIKEKLPDTFLTAGNIATPEAVRELENAGADATKVGVGPGRACITKLKTGFGTGGWQLAALRMCSKAARKPLIADGGIRHNGDIAKSVRFGSSMVMIGSLFAGHEESPGNLITIDGKRYKQYWGSASEVQKGAYRNVEGKQMLVPYRGSIKDTLREMQEDLQSSISYAGGKDLSAIRVVDYVIVKSSIFDGDK
- a CDS encoding adenylosuccinate synthase → MTAIAVVGSQWGDEGKGKITDFLSKEAAMAVRSNGGNNAGHTIEIGDKTFKMRLIPSGIFAAKKGAVIGNGVVINPEVMFGELDNLEKEGIDISGLKISNRAHIIMPYHILQDTYQEEAKGDKKIGTTKNGIGPCYMDKASRTGIRVCDLLERDTFEEKLRTNLAEKNALFTKVYGKPELKFEDIFEKYLEYGQKMKKYVTDTSVVVNDALDNDEKVLFEGAQGVMLDIDEGTYPYVTSSNTISGGIASGIGMGANRLDTVIGVCKAYTTRVGEGPFPTELLDEVGDRIRETAHEYGTVTGRPRRVGWFDSVALRHAKRVAGINALSLNLLDVFSGFDKIKIATAYELDGEKIDYYPASLKELYRCKPVYEELPAWEEDITNVKTWEDLPENAKKFLNRVSELVGVPLVTVSVGPDREQTIVLKNPWEK
- a CDS encoding IS30-like element ISLjo1 family transposase, with the protein product MDSLHSTMNQHVKGKHLSFEERVIIQLRLKDGYSLRAIARELNCSPSTISYEVKRGTVKLYHGKVKKYKATQGHDAYKAHRKNCGRKSDFLRKAQFMRYVHKHFFKDGWSLDVCSNRATAVGEFASSDVVCTKTLYNYVDQGLLGIYNYDLPEKLKRNTKLHRIRKNKKKLGRSIEERPKEINKRNEFGHWECDLVLGHKSKDDEVLLTLSERMSREFLILRIPDKTSVSVMQAFKELQRQYSEHWNDIFKTITTDNGSEFADLSNLEKVSNTLVYYAHPYTSCDKGTVERHNGLIRRFIPKGEAIANYSLQDIINIETWCNSLPRKILAYHTPDEIFERELDLIYQAA